One Pieris rapae chromosome 7, ilPieRapa1.1, whole genome shotgun sequence genomic window carries:
- the LOC110994628 gene encoding neurofilament medium polypeptide isoform X2 — MDVAKEKTGICEDFAEEGKDSRRCMLDDLQLAAELGKTLLERNKELETGLRQHQNVIEDQAQEIEYLTKQTVALREVNDSRLRIYEQLEVSIQDLERANHRLAVDHAADKKHIKTLCGNIETLEGKCEELQKTVDDLYSQLEIFRRRSERKPESEKPKEKPPETTNAIVKKTESNGTPLKSAPLPELTKEDEDLLRLSDELRENKAAFAQEHRRVTELEEQLASVIQENNRLQEQLRNWHQRDDEPKSMHEEFSILEEVRQGQLCIRCLRGIERDDMSSMLDGEEDDRSAISSLILTPTGNLSPKDEVNSKLLKFDNAKEKLLQGIWANKEDGHENPYRELVQKYEALLEVQLSQGKNIKKNKTASPSAQNQTGPLSLNDELQTSGDFSQFSVKDTDEESGHGEEAQKDNRPKKTEPTSRKKIIQTPDFSEAETSSSGFSDETSNKATQTERERPGSFLCTIADGEDYRFSIYDDVSPMDSRFRNRPEYRELFKEIFTILKKAAENKDDGEQLPLLDDTTTGKVPPVTPATEEPPGDFTDDTQSVLSSVMSEQSIPVSDVTAPESSTPKEKEQPKIVSELREATPKTSVESNKENKPVAESTEKLKASEQRKEKEREKEKERVLTPLVRQPLEYIAATRKKSRHRNRKHSQDRQGADSPVFPSPPKITYQKSSNKKRRDYRPIEVSPLARPAEAEWNGSTLQFYNRNLNSPTPSVSGRTGKIYQGWNPETDSWDIKQSTASQEIHKLRKLELSYAEALRNTDKNKIRRKKNQ; from the exons ATGGATGTGGCAAAGGAAAAGACTGGGATATGCGAGGATTTTGCGGAGGAAGGCAAAGATTCGCGACGCTGCATGCTCGATG ATTTGCAGCTAGCAGCAGAACTCGGAAAAACTCTGTTAGAGAGAAACAAAGAACTTGAAACAGGGCTACGTCAACATCAAAATGTTATTGAAGACCAGGCCCAGGAAATTGAG tacttaacaaaacaaacgGTGGCACTACGCGAAGTAAACGACTCAAGACTGAGAATCTACGAGCAGTTGGAAGTGAGCATCCAAGACTTGGAGCGCGCCAACCACAGACTTGCCGTCGACCACGCCGCCGACAAGAAACACATTAAAAC GCTATGCGGAAACATCGAAACCTTGGAGGGCAAATGCGAAGAGCTTCAAAAGACTGTGGACGACCTATATAGCCAACTGGAAATTTTTAGACGGCGATCAGAGCGGAAGCCCGAAAGCGAGAAACCCAAAGAAAAGCCTCCGGAAACGACAAACGCTATcgttaaaaaaacagaaagTAATGGTACCCCTCTCAAAAGTGCGCCCTTACCGGAGCTTACAAAAGAGGACGAAGACTTATTGAGACTCAGCGATGAGCTCAGAGAGAATAAGGCTGCATTTGCACAAGAGCACAGGAGAGTCACTGAACTAGAGGAACAGTTGGCTTCAGTTATACAGGAGAATAACAGGTTACAGGAACAGTTGAGGAATTGGCACCAGCGAGATGACGAACCTAAGTCCATGCACGAGGAGTTCTCGATCCTTGAAGAAGTCAG GCAGGGACAACTGTGCATCAGATGTCTCCGCGGCATAGAGCGCGACGACATGTCTTCTATGCTGGACGGAGAGGAAGACGACAGAAGTGCTATTTCCTCACTCATTCTCACTCCAACCGGAAACCTGAGCCCCAAAGACGAAGTCAACAGCAAACTTTTGAAGTTCGAC aaCGCCAAGGAAAAGTTACTTCAAGGTATTTGGGCAAATAAGGAAGACGGCCACGAGAATCCGTACCGGGAGCTCGTGCAGAAATATGAGGCTTTACTCGAGGTACAACTGTCACAAGGCAAAAACATCAAGAAGAACAAGACGGCCTCGCCGAGCGCACAAAATCAGACCGGGCCGCTCTCTCTCAACGACGAGTTGCAGACCTCCGGAGACTTCAGCCAATTCAGCGTTAAGGATACCGACGAGGAAAGCGGCCACGGCGAAGAGGCTCAAAAAGATAACCGGCCGAAGAAGACGGAGCCCACCTCGCGCAAAAAGATCATCCAGACACCGGACTTCTCAGAGGCCGAAACTTCAAGCTCCGGTTTCTCAGACGAGACTAGCAACAAAGCGACACAAACCGAACGCGAGAGACCCGGCTCCTTCTTGTGCACAATCGCAGACGGCGAGGATTATCGGTTTAGTATTTACGACGACGTCAGTCCGATGGACAGTCGTTTCCGCAACAGGCCTGAATACCGAGAATTATTTAAGgagatttttacaattttgaaaaaagcggCAGAGAACAAAGACGATGGAGAGCAGCTGCCCTTGCTCGACGACACGACGACCGGCAAAGTGCCACCCGTCACGCCCGCCACGGAGGAGCCCCCGGGCGACTTCACCGACGACACCCAGAGCGTCCTGTCGTCTGTCATGTCCGAACAGTCCATTCCAGTGTCCGACGTAACCGCTCCCGAATCTTCGACGCCGAAAGAGAAGGAGCAGCCCAAAATAGTTTCTGAACTGAGGGAAGCCACGCCGAAGACGAGCGTCGAAAGCAACAAAGAAAACAAGCCAGTGGCCGAGAGCACCGAGAAACTGAAAGCCAGCGAGCAAAGGAAAGAGAAGGAGAGAGAAAAGGAGAAAGAACGCGTGCTCACGCCTCTGGTGCGTCAGCCACTGGAGTACATCGCGGCCACTAGAAAGAAGTCCAGGCATCGCAATCGCAAGCACAGTCAAGATCGACAGGGAGCCGACTCGCCCGTCTTTCCGTCGCCACCGAAGATCACCTACCAGAAGTCTTCCAACAAGAAACGCAGAGATTACAGACCTATCGAGGTCAGTCCCCTCGCGAGGCCCGCGGAGGCAGAGTGGAACGGCTCCACGCTCCAGTTCTACAACAGGAACCTAAACTCGCCGACGCCCAGCGTGAGCGGCCGCACCGGCAAAATCTACCAAGGATGGAATCCGGAAACAGATTCCTGGGACATCAAACAGAGCACCGCGTCCCAGGAAATCCACAAGCTCAGGAAACTGGAACTGTCCTACGCCGAGGCCCTGAGGAACACCGACAAAAACAAGATCAGGCGAAAGAagaatcaataa
- the LOC110994628 gene encoding neurofilament medium polypeptide isoform X1: protein MTEEERSDSFNSWELNGLNSLDLWDYTVELECLQGTEDLQLAAELGKTLLERNKELETGLRQHQNVIEDQAQEIEYLTKQTVALREVNDSRLRIYEQLEVSIQDLERANHRLAVDHAADKKHIKTLCGNIETLEGKCEELQKTVDDLYSQLEIFRRRSERKPESEKPKEKPPETTNAIVKKTESNGTPLKSAPLPELTKEDEDLLRLSDELRENKAAFAQEHRRVTELEEQLASVIQENNRLQEQLRNWHQRDDEPKSMHEEFSILEEVRQGQLCIRCLRGIERDDMSSMLDGEEDDRSAISSLILTPTGNLSPKDEVNSKLLKFDNAKEKLLQGIWANKEDGHENPYRELVQKYEALLEVQLSQGKNIKKNKTASPSAQNQTGPLSLNDELQTSGDFSQFSVKDTDEESGHGEEAQKDNRPKKTEPTSRKKIIQTPDFSEAETSSSGFSDETSNKATQTERERPGSFLCTIADGEDYRFSIYDDVSPMDSRFRNRPEYRELFKEIFTILKKAAENKDDGEQLPLLDDTTTGKVPPVTPATEEPPGDFTDDTQSVLSSVMSEQSIPVSDVTAPESSTPKEKEQPKIVSELREATPKTSVESNKENKPVAESTEKLKASEQRKEKEREKEKERVLTPLVRQPLEYIAATRKKSRHRNRKHSQDRQGADSPVFPSPPKITYQKSSNKKRRDYRPIEVSPLARPAEAEWNGSTLQFYNRNLNSPTPSVSGRTGKIYQGWNPETDSWDIKQSTASQEIHKLRKLELSYAEALRNTDKNKIRRKKNQ from the exons ATGACCGAGGAGGAGCGTAGCGACTCTTTCAACTCTTGGGAGCTGAACGGGCTGAATTCTTTGGATCTCTGGGACTACACGGTCGAGTTGGAATGTCTGCAAGGAACTGAAG ATTTGCAGCTAGCAGCAGAACTCGGAAAAACTCTGTTAGAGAGAAACAAAGAACTTGAAACAGGGCTACGTCAACATCAAAATGTTATTGAAGACCAGGCCCAGGAAATTGAG tacttaacaaaacaaacgGTGGCACTACGCGAAGTAAACGACTCAAGACTGAGAATCTACGAGCAGTTGGAAGTGAGCATCCAAGACTTGGAGCGCGCCAACCACAGACTTGCCGTCGACCACGCCGCCGACAAGAAACACATTAAAAC GCTATGCGGAAACATCGAAACCTTGGAGGGCAAATGCGAAGAGCTTCAAAAGACTGTGGACGACCTATATAGCCAACTGGAAATTTTTAGACGGCGATCAGAGCGGAAGCCCGAAAGCGAGAAACCCAAAGAAAAGCCTCCGGAAACGACAAACGCTATcgttaaaaaaacagaaagTAATGGTACCCCTCTCAAAAGTGCGCCCTTACCGGAGCTTACAAAAGAGGACGAAGACTTATTGAGACTCAGCGATGAGCTCAGAGAGAATAAGGCTGCATTTGCACAAGAGCACAGGAGAGTCACTGAACTAGAGGAACAGTTGGCTTCAGTTATACAGGAGAATAACAGGTTACAGGAACAGTTGAGGAATTGGCACCAGCGAGATGACGAACCTAAGTCCATGCACGAGGAGTTCTCGATCCTTGAAGAAGTCAG GCAGGGACAACTGTGCATCAGATGTCTCCGCGGCATAGAGCGCGACGACATGTCTTCTATGCTGGACGGAGAGGAAGACGACAGAAGTGCTATTTCCTCACTCATTCTCACTCCAACCGGAAACCTGAGCCCCAAAGACGAAGTCAACAGCAAACTTTTGAAGTTCGAC aaCGCCAAGGAAAAGTTACTTCAAGGTATTTGGGCAAATAAGGAAGACGGCCACGAGAATCCGTACCGGGAGCTCGTGCAGAAATATGAGGCTTTACTCGAGGTACAACTGTCACAAGGCAAAAACATCAAGAAGAACAAGACGGCCTCGCCGAGCGCACAAAATCAGACCGGGCCGCTCTCTCTCAACGACGAGTTGCAGACCTCCGGAGACTTCAGCCAATTCAGCGTTAAGGATACCGACGAGGAAAGCGGCCACGGCGAAGAGGCTCAAAAAGATAACCGGCCGAAGAAGACGGAGCCCACCTCGCGCAAAAAGATCATCCAGACACCGGACTTCTCAGAGGCCGAAACTTCAAGCTCCGGTTTCTCAGACGAGACTAGCAACAAAGCGACACAAACCGAACGCGAGAGACCCGGCTCCTTCTTGTGCACAATCGCAGACGGCGAGGATTATCGGTTTAGTATTTACGACGACGTCAGTCCGATGGACAGTCGTTTCCGCAACAGGCCTGAATACCGAGAATTATTTAAGgagatttttacaattttgaaaaaagcggCAGAGAACAAAGACGATGGAGAGCAGCTGCCCTTGCTCGACGACACGACGACCGGCAAAGTGCCACCCGTCACGCCCGCCACGGAGGAGCCCCCGGGCGACTTCACCGACGACACCCAGAGCGTCCTGTCGTCTGTCATGTCCGAACAGTCCATTCCAGTGTCCGACGTAACCGCTCCCGAATCTTCGACGCCGAAAGAGAAGGAGCAGCCCAAAATAGTTTCTGAACTGAGGGAAGCCACGCCGAAGACGAGCGTCGAAAGCAACAAAGAAAACAAGCCAGTGGCCGAGAGCACCGAGAAACTGAAAGCCAGCGAGCAAAGGAAAGAGAAGGAGAGAGAAAAGGAGAAAGAACGCGTGCTCACGCCTCTGGTGCGTCAGCCACTGGAGTACATCGCGGCCACTAGAAAGAAGTCCAGGCATCGCAATCGCAAGCACAGTCAAGATCGACAGGGAGCCGACTCGCCCGTCTTTCCGTCGCCACCGAAGATCACCTACCAGAAGTCTTCCAACAAGAAACGCAGAGATTACAGACCTATCGAGGTCAGTCCCCTCGCGAGGCCCGCGGAGGCAGAGTGGAACGGCTCCACGCTCCAGTTCTACAACAGGAACCTAAACTCGCCGACGCCCAGCGTGAGCGGCCGCACCGGCAAAATCTACCAAGGATGGAATCCGGAAACAGATTCCTGGGACATCAAACAGAGCACCGCGTCCCAGGAAATCCACAAGCTCAGGAAACTGGAACTGTCCTACGCCGAGGCCCTGAGGAACACCGACAAAAACAAGATCAGGCGAAAGAagaatcaataa
- the LOC110994628 gene encoding neurofilament medium polypeptide isoform X3: protein MASFEDLAFDWSTLCQECPECWTASDLQLAAELGKTLLERNKELETGLRQHQNVIEDQAQEIEYLTKQTVALREVNDSRLRIYEQLEVSIQDLERANHRLAVDHAADKKHIKTLCGNIETLEGKCEELQKTVDDLYSQLEIFRRRSERKPESEKPKEKPPETTNAIVKKTESNGTPLKSAPLPELTKEDEDLLRLSDELRENKAAFAQEHRRVTELEEQLASVIQENNRLQEQLRNWHQRDDEPKSMHEEFSILEEVRQGQLCIRCLRGIERDDMSSMLDGEEDDRSAISSLILTPTGNLSPKDEVNSKLLKFDNAKEKLLQGIWANKEDGHENPYRELVQKYEALLEVQLSQGKNIKKNKTASPSAQNQTGPLSLNDELQTSGDFSQFSVKDTDEESGHGEEAQKDNRPKKTEPTSRKKIIQTPDFSEAETSSSGFSDETSNKATQTERERPGSFLCTIADGEDYRFSIYDDVSPMDSRFRNRPEYRELFKEIFTILKKAAENKDDGEQLPLLDDTTTGKVPPVTPATEEPPGDFTDDTQSVLSSVMSEQSIPVSDVTAPESSTPKEKEQPKIVSELREATPKTSVESNKENKPVAESTEKLKASEQRKEKEREKEKERVLTPLVRQPLEYIAATRKKSRHRNRKHSQDRQGADSPVFPSPPKITYQKSSNKKRRDYRPIEVSPLARPAEAEWNGSTLQFYNRNLNSPTPSVSGRTGKIYQGWNPETDSWDIKQSTASQEIHKLRKLELSYAEALRNTDKNKIRRKKNQ from the exons ATTTGCAGCTAGCAGCAGAACTCGGAAAAACTCTGTTAGAGAGAAACAAAGAACTTGAAACAGGGCTACGTCAACATCAAAATGTTATTGAAGACCAGGCCCAGGAAATTGAG tacttaacaaaacaaacgGTGGCACTACGCGAAGTAAACGACTCAAGACTGAGAATCTACGAGCAGTTGGAAGTGAGCATCCAAGACTTGGAGCGCGCCAACCACAGACTTGCCGTCGACCACGCCGCCGACAAGAAACACATTAAAAC GCTATGCGGAAACATCGAAACCTTGGAGGGCAAATGCGAAGAGCTTCAAAAGACTGTGGACGACCTATATAGCCAACTGGAAATTTTTAGACGGCGATCAGAGCGGAAGCCCGAAAGCGAGAAACCCAAAGAAAAGCCTCCGGAAACGACAAACGCTATcgttaaaaaaacagaaagTAATGGTACCCCTCTCAAAAGTGCGCCCTTACCGGAGCTTACAAAAGAGGACGAAGACTTATTGAGACTCAGCGATGAGCTCAGAGAGAATAAGGCTGCATTTGCACAAGAGCACAGGAGAGTCACTGAACTAGAGGAACAGTTGGCTTCAGTTATACAGGAGAATAACAGGTTACAGGAACAGTTGAGGAATTGGCACCAGCGAGATGACGAACCTAAGTCCATGCACGAGGAGTTCTCGATCCTTGAAGAAGTCAG GCAGGGACAACTGTGCATCAGATGTCTCCGCGGCATAGAGCGCGACGACATGTCTTCTATGCTGGACGGAGAGGAAGACGACAGAAGTGCTATTTCCTCACTCATTCTCACTCCAACCGGAAACCTGAGCCCCAAAGACGAAGTCAACAGCAAACTTTTGAAGTTCGAC aaCGCCAAGGAAAAGTTACTTCAAGGTATTTGGGCAAATAAGGAAGACGGCCACGAGAATCCGTACCGGGAGCTCGTGCAGAAATATGAGGCTTTACTCGAGGTACAACTGTCACAAGGCAAAAACATCAAGAAGAACAAGACGGCCTCGCCGAGCGCACAAAATCAGACCGGGCCGCTCTCTCTCAACGACGAGTTGCAGACCTCCGGAGACTTCAGCCAATTCAGCGTTAAGGATACCGACGAGGAAAGCGGCCACGGCGAAGAGGCTCAAAAAGATAACCGGCCGAAGAAGACGGAGCCCACCTCGCGCAAAAAGATCATCCAGACACCGGACTTCTCAGAGGCCGAAACTTCAAGCTCCGGTTTCTCAGACGAGACTAGCAACAAAGCGACACAAACCGAACGCGAGAGACCCGGCTCCTTCTTGTGCACAATCGCAGACGGCGAGGATTATCGGTTTAGTATTTACGACGACGTCAGTCCGATGGACAGTCGTTTCCGCAACAGGCCTGAATACCGAGAATTATTTAAGgagatttttacaattttgaaaaaagcggCAGAGAACAAAGACGATGGAGAGCAGCTGCCCTTGCTCGACGACACGACGACCGGCAAAGTGCCACCCGTCACGCCCGCCACGGAGGAGCCCCCGGGCGACTTCACCGACGACACCCAGAGCGTCCTGTCGTCTGTCATGTCCGAACAGTCCATTCCAGTGTCCGACGTAACCGCTCCCGAATCTTCGACGCCGAAAGAGAAGGAGCAGCCCAAAATAGTTTCTGAACTGAGGGAAGCCACGCCGAAGACGAGCGTCGAAAGCAACAAAGAAAACAAGCCAGTGGCCGAGAGCACCGAGAAACTGAAAGCCAGCGAGCAAAGGAAAGAGAAGGAGAGAGAAAAGGAGAAAGAACGCGTGCTCACGCCTCTGGTGCGTCAGCCACTGGAGTACATCGCGGCCACTAGAAAGAAGTCCAGGCATCGCAATCGCAAGCACAGTCAAGATCGACAGGGAGCCGACTCGCCCGTCTTTCCGTCGCCACCGAAGATCACCTACCAGAAGTCTTCCAACAAGAAACGCAGAGATTACAGACCTATCGAGGTCAGTCCCCTCGCGAGGCCCGCGGAGGCAGAGTGGAACGGCTCCACGCTCCAGTTCTACAACAGGAACCTAAACTCGCCGACGCCCAGCGTGAGCGGCCGCACCGGCAAAATCTACCAAGGATGGAATCCGGAAACAGATTCCTGGGACATCAAACAGAGCACCGCGTCCCAGGAAATCCACAAGCTCAGGAAACTGGAACTGTCCTACGCCGAGGCCCTGAGGAACACCGACAAAAACAAGATCAGGCGAAAGAagaatcaataa
- the LOC110994630 gene encoding ATP-binding cassette sub-family F member 3, which produces MANCGEYIKSQFPLIDEELKKYVEDVLDSSAGEFEDKEEVFEAVGEVLQGISEKSEEDIRDICEKLLHMLQPEKIKTSNGPRKVLDAPIHLASMTVPVMENNDVKSIWLQTRDDNFKVDARKLEKAEAKLQQKQQKHKEAKVPVAVPVLQTATASQVTSKKDSKLEAKGTNRTQDIRIENFDIAYGDRVLLQGADLVLAFGRRYGLVGRNGLGKTTLLRMISAKQLKIPSHISVLHVEQEVVGDDTIALQSVLECDTVRETLLKREKEITTSINNGSTDPSLSTELTEIYAQLENIEADKAPARASIILNGLGFSSEMQGRATKTFSGGWRMRLALARALFSKPDLLLLDEPTNMLDIKAIIWLESYLQNWPTTLLVVSHDRNFLDTVPTDIMHLHSQRIDTYRGNYEQFHKTKTEKLKNQQREFEAQQQHRAHTQDFIDRFRYNANRASSVQSKIKMLDRLPELKPIEKEVDVVLRFPETEPLSPPILQLNEVGFRYSEGRLIFTDVKLGATLESRICIVGDNGAGKTTLLKIIMGILSPTSGLRSVHRGLKFGYFSQHHVDQLEMNVNSVELLQRNYPGKTIEEYRRQLGSFGVSGELALQTIGSLSGGQKSRVAFANLCLGSPNFLVLDEPTNHLDIETIEALGKAIDKYSGGVILVSHDERLIRMVCRELWVCGGGSVQSVEGGFDEYRKIVERELLEAQK; this is translated from the exons ATGGCAAACTGTggtgaatatataaaaagtcaaTTTCCTTTAATTGacgaagaattaaaaaaatatgtagaag atgTCCTGGATAGCAGCGCCGGTGAATTTGAAGACAAAGAGGAAGTATTTGAAGCTGTGGGGGAAGTGTTACAAGGAATATCAGAAAAGTCAGAAGAGGAcataag aGATATATGTGAAAAATTACTTCATATGCTACAaccagaaaaaataaaaacttctaatGGACCACGGAAAGTTCTCGATGCTCCCATACACTTAGCTTCAATGACAGTCCCAGTCATGGAAAACAATGATGTAAAGAGTATATGGCTACAGACAAGGGATGATAATTTT aaAGTTGATGCTAGGAAACTTGAAAAAGCAGAGGCAAAACTACAACAGAAGCAGCAAAAACACAAGGAGGCAAAAGTACCTGTAGCAGTTCCAGTTTTACAAACTGCCACGGCATCACAGgtcacttcaaaaaaagacAGTAAACTGGAAGCGAAAGGCACTAACAGGACTCAAGATATAAGGATAGAAAACTTTGACATTGCCTATGGTGACAG AGTATTATTACAAGGGGCAGATCTGGTTTTAGCATTTGGTCGTCGTTATGGACTCGTAGGAAGAAACGGATTAGGCAAAACCACACTTCTCAGGATGATATCAGCAAAACAACTGAAGATACCATCACATATTTCAGTTCTTCATGTGGAGCAAGAAGTCGTCGGTGATGACACAATTGCATTGCAAAGTGTACTCGAATGCGATACGGTCAGAGAGACTTTATTAAAGAGAGAAAAGGAAATCACGACTTCTATTAATAATGG TTCAACGGATCCCAGTTTGTCAACAGAATTAACAGAAATCTATGCACAATTAGAAAACATTGAAGCTGACAAAGCACCCGCAAGGGCTTCCATCATATTGAACGGTTTAGGATTCTCGTCGGAGATGCAGGGTCGAGCCACCAAGACGTTCTCTGGAGGATGGCGCATGAGGCTCGCGCTGGCCAGGGCCTTGTTCTCCAA ACCCGACCTCCTGCTTCTCGACGAGCCCACGAACATGTTGGACATAAAAGCGATAATCTGGCTCGAGAGCTATCTGCAGAACTGGCCGACCACCCTGCTGGTAGTCTCCCACGACCGGAACTTCCTCGACACCGTTCCGACGGACATTATGCATCTTCACTCGCAGCGGATCGACACTTACAG AGGCAACTACGAGCAGTTCCACAAGACGAAGACGGAGAAGCTGAAGAACCAGCAGCGCGAGTTCGAGGCGCAGCAGCAGCATCGGGCTCACACGCAGGACTTCATCGACCGCTTCCGCTACAATGCCAACCGCGCGTCTTCCGTGCAGAGCAAGATCAAGATGCTGGACAGGCT GCCCGAGCTGAAGCCGATAGAGAAGGAGGTCGACGTGGTGCTGAGATTCCCGGAGACCGAGCCCCTGTCTCCGCCCATCTTGCAGCTCAACGAGGTGGGCTTCCGCTACTCCGAGGGCCGGCTCATCTTCACCGACGTCAAGCTCGGAGCCACGCTCGAGTCCAGGATATGTATC GTGGGCGACAACGGCGCGGGCAAGACGACCCTGCTGAAGATAATCATGGGCATCCTGTCTCCTACGAGCGGACTCAGGAGCGTGCATCGGGGTCTCAAATTCGGGTACTTCTCGCAGCATCACGTCGATCAGCTGGAGATGAACGTCAACTCCGTGGAGCTGCTCCAGAGGAATTATCCCG GCAAGACGATAGAGGAGTACCGTCGGCAGCTGGGCAGCTTCGGCGTGAGCGGGGAGCTGGCTCTGCAGACGATCGGGAGCCTGTCCGGAGGCCAGAAATCCAGGGTGGCGTTCGCCAACCTGTGTCTCGGCAGCCCCAACTTCCTGGTGCTCGACGAGCCGACTAACCACCTGGACATAGAGACGATCGAGGCGCTGGGCAAGGCCATCGACAAGTACTCGGGCGGCGTCATCCTCGTCTCGCACGACGAGCGCCTGATCCGCATGGTCTGCCGGGAGCTGTGGGTCTGCGGAGGAGGCTCCGTTCAGAGCGTGGAGGGCGGCTTCGACGAGTACCGCAAGATCGTCGAGCGGGAACTGCTGGAAGCGCAGAAGTGA